One Aphidius gifuensis isolate YNYX2018 linkage group LG5, ASM1490517v1, whole genome shotgun sequence genomic region harbors:
- the LOC122858396 gene encoding protein SDA1 homolog, which translates to MGRHNNQLPDNLPQLQNLIKRDPESYREEFLQQYSHFQSTLEVFRLTPGEFNKSLDESLMFLAQVAHCYADDLKGYPQEIVEILKAHNTILDNNMRMTFCKTLILLRNKDLLQPTALLSLFFELLRCRDKALRKFLQNHIITDIKNINSKHKNAKVNTTLQNFMFTMFKDSNERAAKMSADIMIELYKKNIWNDAKTVNVIATGCFSRTIKVVVTCLKFFLGSDPEDENNSDDSDSEDEPNYKEVMMANKVNKKSKKRDKQLKKVKQLFVKSKKKKSNAPVFNFSALHLIYDPQGFAEKLFKRHKQINSRFEIKLMTLDVISRLIGLHDLFLFNFYPYIQRFLQPHQREVTKLLQFIAQASHELVPPEHLEPVLKTLVNNFVSERNSADVMAIGLNAVREICSRCPLVMNEDLLRDLAQYKNYKDRSVMMAARSLIGLFRNTMPDLLHKKDRGRPTEATIAIEPLKYGQSKAKDFIPGADVLLKELNSDDDDFEIDSDASDDDDQWIDVDHDDDNDNNDDDKEDKEDNDEEDEDDDKKKKVRSAGKPLKRLKKEKRTKLDRKKEKAMKLASKKVEKKEELTAETKAKAAQVSIEKILTDEDFKRIDSELVKRQMTNAKRGVKRPLPEETRGELVKLGDIENIYKKKKHDKQSRMESVKDGRDDREKFGYKDGRQNPFCSKTNREKKKTKAFQMIKHKNRSKVKRSFKDKQISLRNHLIKQKKMK; encoded by the exons ATGGGCAGACATAATAATCAGCTACCAGACAATCTTCCTCAattgcaaaatttaataaaacgtGATCCAGAGTCTTACAGAGAAGAA TTTCTTCAACAATACAGTCATTTTCAATCAACCTTGGAAGTATTTCGTTTGACACCAGGAGAATTCAACAAAAGTCTTGATGAATCACTTATGTTTCTTGCCCAG gtAGCTCATTGCTATGCTGATGATCTCAAAGGATATCCTCAGGAGATTGTGGAGATTCTCAAGGCACATAATACTATTTTGGATAATAACATGCGAATG acATTTTGCAAAACTTTGATTCTACTACGTAATAAAGATTTATTACAACCAACAGCTCTTTTGAGTTTATTTTTCGAGCTATTGAGATGTCGTGACAAAGCACTACGTAAATTTCTTCAAAATCATATCATaacagatattaaaaatataaattcaaagcaTAAAAATGCAAAAGTAAATACAACGTTACAAAATTTCATGTTTACCATGTTTAAAGATTCAAATGAAAGAGCTGCTAAAATGTCAGCTGACATAATGAttgaattgtataaaaaaaatatatggaatGATGCTAAAACAGTTAATGTCATTGCAACTGGTTGTTTTTCACGAACAATTAAAGTTGTTGTaacttgtttaaaatttttccttgGTTCTGATCctgaagatgaaaataatagtgATGACAGTGATTCTGAGGATGAGCCAAATTACAAAGAAGTCATGATGGCtaataaagttaataaaaaatctaaaaaacgtgataaacaattgaaaaaagttaaacaattatttgttaaatcaaaaaaaaaaaaatcaaatgcaccagtatttaatttttcagcatTACATTTGATATATGATCCACAAGGTTttgctgaaaaattatttaaacgtcataaacaaataaatagtagatttgaaattaaattaatgacacTTGATGTTATATCAAGACTAATTGGTttacatgatttatttttatttaatttttatccatATATACAAAGATTTCTTCAGCCACATCAACGTGAagttacaaaattattacaatttattgcACAAGCATCACATGAGCTAGTACCACCAGAACATCTTGAGCCAGTATTAAAAAcacttgttaataattttgtaagtGAAAGAAATTCAGCAGATGTTATGGCAATTGGTTTAAATGCTGTACGTGAAATATGTTCAAGATGTCCATTAGTTATGAATGAAGATCTTCTTCGTGATTTGGCacagtataaaaattacaaagatcGAAGTGTCATGATGGCTGCAAGATCACTCATTGGATTATTTAGAAATACAATGCCAGATTTGTTGCATAAAAAAGATCGTGGTAGACCAACTGAAGCAACAATTGCTATTGAACCATTAAAATATGGTCAAAGTAAAGCTAAAGATTTTATTCCTGGTGCTGATGTTTTATTGAAAGAATTaaatagtgatgatgatgattttgaaaTTGATAGTGATgctagtgatgatgatgatcaatgGATTGATGttgatcatgatgatgataatgataataatgatgatgataaagaagATAAAGAAGATAATGATGAAGaggatgaagatgatgataaaaaaaaaaaagtaagatcAGCTGGTAAACCATTGAaaagattgaaaaaagaaaagcgAACAAAATTAGacaggaaaaaagaaaaagcaatGAAATTAGCAagtaaaaaagttgaaaaaaaagaagagttAACTGCTGAAACAAAAGCTAAAGCAGCTCAAGtgtctattgaaaaaatattaactgatgaagattttaaaagaattgatTCAGAGCTAGTTAAACGTCAAATGACAAATGCAAAGAGAGGAGTTAAAAGACCATTGCCAGAAGAAACACGTGGTGAATTGGTTAAACTTGgagatattgaaaatatatacaaaaaaaagaaacatgaCAAACAATCACGTATGGAAAGTGTCAAG gATGGACGTGATGATAGAGAAAAGTTTGGATACAAAGATGGTCGTCAAAATCCATTTTGCAGTAAAACAaatagagaaaagaaaaagaccAAAGCTTTCCAAAtgattaaacataaaaatcgTTCAAAAGTCAAAAGATCTTTTAAAGATAAACAAATTTCATTACGTAATCATCTTATTAagcaaaagaaaatgaaataa
- the LOC122858401 gene encoding protein SMG7-like produces the protein MRLQAAAQALKKAEPLKDKIQHCKDLLNDNEAWVCQQQLQKIYQQVLILDLEYALDKKVEQELWSLGFKNYIDMLQCQTKDRINPKRSECQVMLSWCLEAASGFYLTLLQEICTAFDLDLPFRRKSYVYGCISPWKEIENIKKPHKSSCFYVCQYCLVHLGDIARYRNQYKQAELFYRHAVSLSPSSGQPYNQLALLEASRGNKLGTVFYYVRSVSVKHPFPVASTNLSKTLLSAANESSTKSYHNSILNCHEYVILFLKFHGILHNLGNLNEAKSYIKLLTKNLTKIIENNSFDSSRLIQMLIINIYAIYHIAGKPSESSLDLLKIEQLSSDEIVSRNCVLNVIAGNLAALLFPVNKMNNYHCDYLALPAIKLYLDWICLQPDILNDHSFLLHSQIWPNFCVLLNFIQDYIGDFEYEQFKKIPLPEDRIVQGFLPIEKSFETLRFSSNNLEKDSEVINKIRAVRLLNHGKYLAQYKINESTLINYNCTDESNGKFIFTSNIIPEDDIEQEIKLEDLNLTKEEPKNCGIVAEKIGNRETSTDEQVLVDKKVGILKPQSSLERSTCYSNIDTDRRASSDSLPSTKKTRQNIAMQAILRRTETEQKQVKFSNISPANCEEIKIIDNPTKNCVTQTAEIDTKQRKNNQASGALCTDYNSHLFNVNETPSNFQLNDSIPSMSNFKIQDFNNEQPVQKYSSFERTPGNNFHQNNPLSMCDNLQFADANVYHQQQQQKNIQIDSNNVMNLPKGSSQNIPTNYTFTNQSCEPATSSSSSVSSLSSSSSSLSSSLLPSSKSCHQQLNPVVFKNYEATNFNVWNDTQPPKPPATWWNTDNINLIDPAISLNNETNQNWQHSPIGEGSSHDKNHSNNKQFETKENNTNGISSDQYSNVSNITNTYSLFSGNSWGNAIQNSIIFGQEQPKDKISQQSLWSGPGPSPLERLLEQQKSLREGGT, from the exons ATGCGCCTTCAAGCAGCAGCTCAGGCTCTCAa AAAAGCTGAAccattaaaagataaaattcaacattgtaaagatttattaaatgataatgaagCTTGGGTATGtcaacaacaattacaaaaaatatatcaacaagtATTAATACTTGATTTAGAATATGCACttgataaaaaagttgaaCAAGAATTATGGAGTCTTGGTTTCAAAAATTACATAGACATGTTACAGTGTCAAACAAAGGATCGTATAAATCCAAAAAGATCAGAATGTCAAGTTATGTTAAGCTGGTGTTTAGAAGCAGCAAgtggtttttatttaactttattaCAAGAAATATGTACAGCATTTGATCTTGATTTACCATTTCGTCGTAAAAGTTATGTTTATGGTTGTATATCACCATggaaagaaattgaaaatattaaaaaaccacaTAAATCATCATGTTTTTATGTATGCCAATATTGTCTTGTACATTTGGGTGATATTGCACGTTATAGAAATCAATATAAACAAGCTGAATTATTTTATCGTCATGCTGTATCATTATCACCATCAAGTGGACAACCATATAATCAATTAGCACTACTTGAAGCATCACGTGGTAATAAACTTGGTactgtattttattatgtacGTTCTGTTTCTGTTAAACATCCATTTCCAGTAGCATCaactaatttatcaaaaacattaCTATCAGCAGCTAATGAAAGTTCAACAAAAAGCTAtcataattcaatattaaattgtcatgaatatgttattttattcttaaaatttcatggaattttacataatttaggTAATTTAAATGAAGCCAAGAGTTACATTAAATTACTgactaaaaatttaacaaagattattgaaaataatagcTTTGATTCATCACGACTTATTCAAAtgttgattataaatatttatgctaTTTATCATATTGCTGGTAAACCAAGTGAATCATCATTGGATCTATTGAAGATTGAACAGCTAAGTTCAGATGAAATTGTATCAAGAAATTgtgttttaaatgttattgCTGGAAATTTAGCTGCTTTGTTATTTCcagttaataaaatgaataattatcattgtgaTTATCTAGCATTACCAGCAATAAAACTTTATCTTGATTGGATTTGCTTACAGCCAGATATTCTTAATgatcattcatttttattacattcaCAAATTTGGCCAAATTTTTGtgtacttttaaattttattcaagattATATTGGTGATTTTGAGTATgaacagtttaaaaaaattccactACCAGAAGATCGTATTGTACAAGGTTTTCTTCCAATTGAAAAAAGCTTTGAGACACTGAGATTTAGTAGTAATAATTTGGAAAAAGATTCAgaagtaattaataaaataagagCTGTAAGATTATTGAATCATGGTAAATATTTAGCacagtataaaattaatgaatcgacattgataaattataattgtactGATGAAAGcaatggtaaatttatttttacttcaaATATTATTCCTGAAGACGATATTGAACAAGAAATTAAACTtgaagatttaaatttaactaaaGAAGAGCCAAAAAATTGTGGTATTGTTGCTGAGAAAATTGGTAATAGAGAGACATCAACAGATGAGCAAGTATTGGTTGATAAAAAAGTTGGAATTTTAAAGCCACAAAGTTCACTTGAACGTAGTACTTGTTATAGCAACATTGATACTGATCGTAGAGCTTCATCTGATAGTTTGCCATCGACTAAAAAAACACGTCAAAATATTGCAATGCAAGCAATTTTAAGAAGAACTGAAACAGAACAAAAAcaagttaaattttcaaatatttcaccAGCTaattgtgaagaaataaaaatcattgataatcCAACAAAAAATTGTGTAACACAAACAGCTGAAATTGATACAAAACaacgtaaaaataatcaagcatCTGGTGCTTTATGTACTGATTATAATTCACATTTGTTCAATGTCAATGAGACACCaagtaattttcaattgaatgatTCAATACCATCAatgagtaattttaaaatccaagattttaataatgaacaGCCAGTACAAAAATATTCCTCATTTGAACGAACACCTGgcaataattttcatcaaaataatccaCTCTCAATGTGTGACAATTTACAATTTGCAGATGCTAatgtttatcatcaacaacaacagcaaaaaaatatacaaattgattcaaataatgTGATGAATTTACCCAAAGGATCATCACAAAATATACCAACAAATTATACATTTACAAATCAATCATGTGAACCTgcaacatcatcatcgtcatctgTGTCATCATTGTCATCGTCCTCTTCATCGTTGTCATCGTCATTGTTACCATCATCAAAATCTTGTCACCAACAATTAAATCCagtggtatttaaaaattatgaagcaacaaattttaatgtttggAATGATACACAGCCACCAAAACCACCAGCAACATGGTGGAATacagataatattaatttaattgatccaGCAATATCATTGAATAATGAAACCAATCAAAATTGGCAACACAGTCCAATTGGTGAAGGTTCTTCTCAtgataaaaatcattcaaataataaacaatttgaaacCAAAGAAAACAACACAAATGGTATTTCATCTGATCAATATTCCAATGTTTCAAATATCACAAATACTTATTCATTATTTAGTGGTAATTCTTGGGGTAATGcaattcaaaattcaattatttttggtCAAGAACAACCAAAAGATAAAATCAGCCAACAAAGTCTTTGGTCTGGTCCTGGACCTTCACCATTGGAAAGACTTTTAGAACAACAAAAATCACTGAGAGAAGGTGGTACTTGa
- the LOC122858398 gene encoding origin recognition complex subunit 5, which translates to MSKNILNKLLDNISCRDNVINNLYSLIGHKDEPLPANIFVHGHIATGKSLVIETMIKYLDYKHSIINCIEHSNVRHIYDYILMELSSYKLDSTNSFKYNAKCDNFMDFINNLKTIFNSDNNNENIIIVLDKCERLRDIDLNVLNGFMRLQELTNLNICIIMISDVIWEKYRVKIGAIEPLRIHFSQYTKDEMSKILLKLKNNDYNDGFYMNYLNLFLSVFYRFCRDINELRYMANINFLKYIEPIKNGTCNENNITLLWRNISNVLKTNLEVIYLRVSSNDFHESTKLISEIESTTKLALSFELPYYAKYMLIAAYLASYNPVKEDKRLFLKISSKKKKTKRNNNVNCKKITFNTQCGPKNFAIDRMLAIFCTIIDEKIDVNANLLAQIPTMCQLGLLAVVGDATLDEPKFKCCINLDFVTVVAKTVGFNIKNYLYDFNHH; encoded by the coding sequence atgtcgaaaaatatattaaacaaattactTGATAACATTTCTTGTCGTGataatgttataaataatttatactctTTAATCGGTCATAAAGATGAGCCATTACcagcaaatatttttgtacaCGGTCACATTGCAACTGGTAAATCATTGGTCATTGAAACAATGATCaaatatcttgattataaacattcaataataaattgcatTGAACATTCAAATGTACGTCATATTTacgattatattttaatggaaTTATCATCATACAAATTAGACTcaacaaattcatttaaatacaatGCAAAATGTGATAATTTCATggattttattaacaatttaaagaCAATATTTAacagtgataataataatgaaaatataattattgttcttGATAAATGTGAGCGTTTAAGAGACATTGATTTGAATGTATTAAATGGATTTATGAGATTGCAAGAgttgacaaatttaaatatttgtattatcatGATAAGTGATGTTATTTGGGAAAAATATAGAGTTAAAATTGGCGCAATTGAGCCATTAAGAATACATTTTTCACAATATACTAAAGATGAaatgtcaaaaatattattaaaattaaaaaataatgattataatgatggtttttatatgaattatcttaatttatttctatcagTATTTTATAGATTCTGTAGAGATATTAATGAGCTACGTTATAtggcaaatataaattttttaaaatacattgaaccaattaaaaatggtacttgtaatgaaaataatataacattattatggcgtaatatttcaaatgtatTAAAGACAAATCTTGaagtaatttatttacgtGTATCAAGTAATGATTTTCATGAAAGTACAAAGTTAATTAGTGAAATTGAATCAACAACTAAATTAGCATTAAGTTTTGAATTACCATATTATGcaaaatacatgttaattgCAGCATATTTAGCATCGTATAATCCAGTTAAAGAGGATAaacgtttatttttaaaaataagtagtaaaaaaaagaaaacaaaacgtaataataatgttaattgtaaaaaaattacatttaatacaCAATGTGGTCCAAAAAATTTTGCAATTGATAGAATGCTTgctattttttgtacaattattgatgaaaaaattgatgttaatGCTAATTTACTTGCACAAATTCCAACAATGTGTCAGCTGGGTTTGTTGGCTGTTGTTGGTGATGCAACATTGGATGAgccaaaatttaaatgttgtatTAATCTTGATTTTGTAACAGTTGTTGCTAAAACAGTTGGATTTAAtattaagaattatttatatgattttaatcatcattaa
- the LOC122858400 gene encoding uncharacterized protein LOC122858400, with protein sequence MADAAAARREARRRRILDNSESRLQKITGSTSPIINSNEEIKTGLSEPILPKSLNGLNVNENSSSDTLWAPTPDIEHQEFERKFQQLQSQLCGENNLYDLSARLRQLTADAGHQNNLSDLSTRLRQLNANSDSDDQVSNLIDRINEAGLLLSENKKNSTKTTTDNSKLSVFLKFISGIWIYVVLAAIVNIMMIFKMENIFGTSIFVPFIIVFTIRIWLFIKAEPTQMDNMMMAALVIFRIRPKLMTSIKTFIKLSTVIFKELFFYIFSFVFIYTFISHYWLNIVDLNEPKIIDNSKEL encoded by the exons atggcTGATGCAGCAGCAGCAAGAAGAGAAGCAAGAAGACGCCGAATATTGGATAATTCTGAATCaagattacaaaaaataactgGTTCAACATCaccaattataaattcaa atgaagaaataaaaacagGATTATCAGAACCAATCTTGCCAAAATCTTTAAATGGTCTTAATGTTAATGAGAATTCAAGTTCAGATACTTTATGGGCACCAACACCAGACATTGAACATCAAGAATTTGAACgtaaatttcaacaattacaAAGCCAATTATGTGGAGAAAATAATCTATATGATTTATCAGCTCGATTGAGACAATTAACTGCTGATGCTggtcatcaaaataatttatctgatTTATCAACTCGTTTAAGACAATTAAATGCTAATTCTGATTCTGATGATCAAGTTAGTAATTTAATAGATCGTATCAATGAAGctggattattattatcagaaaataaaaaaaattcaactaaaaCAACAACTGATAATTCGAAATTATCTGTTTTTCTAAAATTCATTTCTGGAATTTGGATTTATGTTGTTCTTGCTGCTATTGTCaacataatgatgatatttaaaatggaaaatatatttggaacg aGTATTTTTGTAccatttatcattgtttttacAATTCGTATTTGGCTATTTATAAAAGCTGAACCAACACAAATGGACAATATGATGATGGCTGCACTTGTTATCTTTAGAATTCGTCCAAAATTAATGACATCAATTAAAacgtttattaaattatcaacagttatatttaaagaactatttttttacatatttagttttgtatttatttacactTTTATCTCACATTATTGGCtgaatattgttgatttaaatgaaccaaaaattattgacaattcGAAAGAATTGTAa
- the LOC122858399 gene encoding transcription factor A, mitochondrial-like, protein MAAYNNLRNVFSSINSTQLNNFSHRINGQVCGYATGKIRNIEKKLGIPSRPKRPLSAYLQFCGAQRKSVVEQYPGLPATGVTKKLAELWKTSSPETKEEYKKKYVESAQAYSQEVIEYEKKLTPEQALSITGEKAKIKKTTENKAKKNEMIALGKPKRPPTAFILYMLSKKSEREKSGTKVSDWLGVIAKEWASAPPDVKIKFENESAKLMEQYKTETIEWETKMIHDGNISVVRKQSLINIRDKKKRSKNESTTAHSSGISVGEAMLILNAQPTPIVDNPTLRVADKTSSVDEKTSSVGETTSSVDEKTSSVGETTSSVGDTTSSSGKASSFFGGASSIFGGSSSSYGDSSSYGGSSSWGDSSSGCDGSSD, encoded by the exons ATGGCGGCTTACAATAATCTTCGTAAcgttttttcatcaataaattcaactcaattgaataatttttcacacAG aatCAATGGACAAGTGTGTGGATATGCAACTGGTAAAATCCGAAACATTGAAAAGAAATTGGGCATTCCATCAAGACCCAAAAGACCATTGTCTGCATATCTTCAATTTTGCGGTGCTCAAAGAAAATCAGTTGTTGAACAATATCCAGGTTTACCAGCTACTGGTGTTACTAAAAAATTAGCTGAACTTTGGAAAACTTCATCACCAGAAACTAAAGAagaatacaagaaaaaatatgtagaAAGTGCACAAGCTTACTCTCAAGAAGTCATtgaatacgaaaaaaaattaacaccaGAACAAGCTTTGTCAATTACTGgtgaaaaagcaaaaataaaaaaaacaactgaaaataaagctaaaaaaaat gAAATGATTGCACTTGGAAAACCAAAACGTCCACCAACAGCATTTATCTTGTACATGCtttcaaaaaaatcagaaCGAGAAAAGAGTGGAACAAAAGTTTCA gACTGGTTGGGAGTTATTGCTAAAGAATGGGCATCAGCACCACcagatgttaaaataaaattcgaaaATGAATCTGCTAAATTGATGGAACAATACAAAACTGAAACAATTGAATGGGAAACCAAGATGATACATGATGGTAACATAAGCGTTGTCAGAAaacaatcattaattaatattcgtgacaaaaaaaaaagatcaaaaaatgaatcaacaaCAGCACATAGTAGTGGTATTAGTGTTGGTGAAGCAATGCTTATTCTTAATGCTCAACCAACACCTATCGTTGATAATCCAACACTTAGAGTTGCTGATAAAACATCCagtgttgatgaaaaaacatCTAGTGTTGGTGAAACAACATCCagtgttgatgaaaaaacatCTAGTGTTGGTGAAACAACATCTAGCGTTGGTGATACAACATCTAGTTCTGGAAAAGCATCATCTTTTTTTGGTGGTGCATCATCTATTTTCGGTGGTTCATCATCTAGTTATGGTGATTCATCTAGCTATGGTGGTTCATCTAGCTGGGGTGATTCATCATCTGGCTGTGATGGTTCATcagattga
- the LOC122858395 gene encoding ras-like protein 1, which yields MTEYKLVVVGAGGVGKSALTIQLIQNHFVDEYDPTIEDSYRKQVVIDGETCLLDILDTAGQEEYSAMRDQYMRTGEGFLLVFAVNSAKSFEDIGTYREQIKRVKDAEEVPMVLVGNKCDLQQSWAVNMTQAREVARQYGVPFVETSAKTRMGVDDAFYTLVREIRKRKDKDNRGKKNWGRKRDGTSSNRRIRCCLL from the exons ATGACAGAATATAAATTAGTTGTTGTTGGAGCTGGAGGTGTTGGTAAATCAGCATTGACAATCCAACTTATACAAAatcattttgttgatgaatatgATCCAACAATTGAAGATTCATACAGAAAACAG gTTGTTATAGATGGAGAGACATGTTTGTTGGATATTTTAGATACAGCTGGTCAAGAAGAGTACAGTGCAATGAGAGATCAGTACATGAGAACTGGTGAAggatttttattagtttttgcAGTTAATTCAGCTAAAAGTTTTgaa GATATAGGAACTTATAGAgaacaaataaaaagagtTAAAGATGCAGAAGAAGTGCCAATGGTACTAGTTGGTAATAAATGTGATTTACAACAATCATGGGCTGTGAATATGACACAAGCAAGAGAAGTTGCACGTCAATATGGTGTTCCATTTGTTGAAACATCAGCTAAAACAAGAATGGGTGTTGATGATGCATTCTACActttg gTGAGAGAAATACGAAAAAGAAAAGACAAAGATAatcgtggaaaaaaaaattggggaCGTAAACGTGATGGTACATCAAGCAACAGAAGAATACGATGCTGTCTTCTTTAA
- the LOC122858402 gene encoding WD repeat-containing protein 43-like, which produces MSNHSEFSPNGEYWAQCSNDGKLKIWETSTSRLKQEFTPNLHLSSPCSVLEWLIVGQQAPTTASPWKKRKRKSGVIEDTEQKQIIAMGSVSGKVTLYDLSTASVCSILDNGHTSTITAITWSAISGLFTAGDDHQIIQWNIQDNCLKCKWTSGKVKVTSLETLSDGKSLISAGRTITWWNLDTKQIIGTFTGHATQINLLKSIKIDDNNSYLISGSIGTNYLSVWSLNEPKKNKTPTTSLQLNDDPVSLSVKNYDDNSTITILAANRSGQVNVFNYQPNGQTIKQLNPSLTVIIASDSSSSLSTPTQQQKDSSQVQSIPIQTACLTDDQKLLIAYGKLIDLTFEKLTPDYSDKVQSLIRTDGRKLKDKKDESISKIKAVDTDNAEYVTSGLTTLNKRTKNSTGSQLPLKDRLENLSLNVENINTNGKTPTKVHNMAQLLIQGLNSKDKTILQNVLNNRDERIIKNTIGSLPVQAITPLLKELTVMLQGKTYPSRIAVTWLKALVLSHAGHLLSHPDIGEAVSPILGIIDGKLSILSDLSRLRGRVALVTGQISHLNDKENKEFIGDNNSTYVEYKDGSSDEDDSDVGELEADSSSDQTWEENSDVEDQDDLMENGKSDDDDEDDDDNKSIASD; this is translated from the exons atgtccaatcATTCTGAATTTTCTCCTAATGGAGAATACTGGGCACAATGTAGTAAtgatggtaaattaaaaatttgggaAACATCAACAAGTCGTTTAAAGCAAGAATTTACTCCAAATCTTCACTTGTCATCACCATGCAGTGTTTTAGAATGGCTGATTGTCGGCCAACAAGCTCCCACCACG gcaTCACcatggaaaaaaagaaaaaggaaaTCAGGTGTTATCGAGGATACCGAACAAAAGCAAATAATTGCAATGGGTTCAGTTAGTGGAAAAGTAACACtttatgatttatcaacagCATCAGTATGTAGTATATTAGATAATGGTCatacatcaacaataacagcAATAACATGGTCAGCAATAAGTGGTCTATTTACTGCTGGTGatgatcatcaaataatacaatGGAATATACaagataattgtttaaaatgtaaatggACATCTGGAAAAGTTAAAGTAACATCTTTAGAAACATTGAGTGATGgtaaatcattaatatcagCTGGTAGAACAATAACATGGTGGAACCTAGatacaaaacaaattattgGTACATTTACTGGTCATGcaacacaaataaatttattaaaatcaattaaaattgatgataataatagttatttaatAAGTGGATCAATTggtacaaattatttatcagtatGGTCATTaaatgaaccaaaaaaaaataaaacaccaacaacaagTTTACAATTAAATGATGATCCAGTATCATTGTcagttaaaaattatgatgataattcaacaataacaattttagCTGCAAATAGATCTGGACAAgttaatgtatttaattatcaaccaAATGgacaaacaattaaacaattaaatccaAGTTTAACTGTTATTATTGCAtctgattcatcatcatcattatcaacaccaacacaacaacaaaaagattCATCACAAGTACAATCAATACCAATACAAACAGCATGTTTAACTGatgatcaaaaattattaattgcatatggtaaattaattgatttaacatttgaaaaattaacaccAGATTATTCAGATAAAGTACAAAGTTTAATAAGAACAGAtggtagaaaattaaaagataaaaaagatgaaagtATAAGTAAAATTAAAGCAGTTGATACTGATAATGCTGAATATGTAACAAGTGGATtaacaacattaaataaaagaacTAAAAATTCAACTGGTTCACAATTACCATTAAAAGATAGACTGGAAAATTTAAgtttaaatgttgaaaatataaatacaaatggtAAAACACCAACAAAAGTACATAACATGGCACAATTATTGATACAAGGATTAAATAGTAaagataaaacaatattacaaaatgtattaaataatCGTGAtgaaagaattattaaaaatacaattggtAGTTTACCTGTTCAAGCAATAACACCATTATTGAAAGAGTTGACAGTAATGTTACAGGGTAAAACTTATCCAAGTAGAATTGCTGTAACATGGTTAAAAGCACTTGTACTTTCTCATGCTGGTCATTTGTTATCACATCCAGATATTGGTGAAGCTGTTAGTCCAATTCTTGGTATTATTGatggtaaattatcaattctATCTGATTTATCAAGATTGAGAGGACGTGTTGCTCTTGTTACTGGACAAATATCACATctaaatgataaagaaaataaagaatttattgGAGATAATAATTCTACTTATGTTGAATATAAAGATG GCTCTTCTGATGAGGATGACAGTGATGTTGGTGAGCTAGAAGCTGATAGCTCATCTGATCAAACCTGGGAAGAAAATAGTGATGTTGAAGATCAAGATGATTTAATGGAAAATGGTaaatctgatgatgatgatgaagacgaCGACGACAATAAATCAATTGCTAGcgattaa